From one Luteolibacter sp. SL250 genomic stretch:
- a CDS encoding protein kinase, with amino-acid sequence MATHPQQQPGGDSRPDDPLAGFDPVDLLMQGAGDTHTEGGKGTFDPPTIGELASLFPRFSIQRLIGRGGMGAVYEVRQLELDRTVALKILPPEIGGRPGFSDRFAREAKALAKLNHPGIVTLHEFGQAGGLHFILMEYVDGASLRDLLEHGRISPREALAIVPQICDALQYAHDHGIIHRDIKPENILLDRLGRVKVADFGLAKLAESADEASATSATGGSFHLTEIGKVMGTPSYMAPEQLSSPGRVDHRADIYALGVVFYQMLTGQLPDKALEAPSSKVRLDVRLDEVVLRALQAKPELRFQQASIMKTQVEGLHPSMAPQAAASNPWNLDHRSKATLFGLPLLHVTSGPDPETGQERIAKGIIAIGGRARGVLAIGGTAFGFIAMGGFATGVISFGGFATGLFAFGGLSAGLVGALGGMAVAPVAVGGAALGYYSFAGSAFGVHALGSNANDPEARAFFRPWGPAMLNHVGWILTALMAFVFLVGFGVPMWVQRNLTRGGEMRRQDRRRGILTIVLVAVPTFIFAFVYTQFVSRPEKREPSTPRVLLVQPTPATPVPIPVSESETIVPPTADAPLPESVSLEVREDGTIRMNGETLELAELTSKLAGWVARKSDLRVTIHADQSVKYERMMEIVDGCGKAGAYNLAFGEKSAATPEHRYLDLMLEGAELEAMYQPGHAKRAAYGTKVEEFLRQNPGIPGGSTRELAKQMRPGQMQELSTLMKDLSPQNPDIFAAHRRLRVLEEMEELSGDELQIEISRVIKAGNLPKENRLEIRKVTPGDPSAVKMKVTVNSSEGDHVVEVGVSPEIIVSGLNVRQAEPAKFEGMGDGLEITLDKVGGRRLAEATRNTDGGLRLAILIDGEIHYTPLVVQGPLGNKLQITNLSENKAIDLMMSFPYLRLRPQAAEAWLWLTKIDARMYDESYADLFQVARDSATVEQWQLTMKTFREPLGALITRLPKKMDERTVLPGMPDGEYRIWQFETDFENKKKAVETVTMAKENGVWKPMGYFIR; translated from the coding sequence ATGGCAACACATCCACAACAGCAGCCAGGGGGCGATTCCCGGCCTGATGATCCGCTCGCGGGGTTCGATCCGGTGGATCTCCTCATGCAGGGAGCGGGGGACACCCATACGGAGGGAGGGAAAGGCACGTTCGATCCACCCACCATCGGCGAACTTGCATCACTGTTCCCCCGGTTCTCCATCCAGCGTCTCATCGGCCGCGGAGGCATGGGGGCGGTGTATGAGGTCCGGCAGTTGGAACTGGATCGCACCGTTGCGCTGAAGATCCTGCCGCCGGAGATCGGCGGGCGGCCCGGCTTCTCCGACCGCTTTGCCCGCGAGGCGAAGGCCCTGGCAAAGCTGAACCACCCGGGCATCGTTACGCTGCACGAGTTCGGCCAGGCCGGGGGCCTCCATTTCATCCTGATGGAGTATGTGGACGGGGCGAGTCTGCGCGATCTGCTGGAGCATGGCCGCATTTCACCACGGGAGGCATTGGCCATCGTCCCGCAGATCTGTGACGCCCTCCAGTATGCGCACGACCACGGCATCATCCACCGCGACATCAAGCCGGAGAACATTCTGCTCGACCGGCTGGGCCGCGTGAAAGTGGCGGACTTCGGTCTGGCGAAGCTCGCGGAGTCCGCGGACGAAGCGTCCGCCACATCGGCCACCGGAGGCTCATTCCACCTCACGGAGATCGGGAAAGTGATGGGTACCCCTTCCTATATGGCTCCGGAGCAGCTTTCCTCCCCTGGGAGGGTGGACCACCGGGCGGACATCTATGCGCTCGGTGTGGTGTTTTACCAGATGCTCACCGGACAGCTTCCGGACAAGGCCCTGGAGGCACCGTCCTCGAAGGTCAGGCTCGACGTGCGGCTGGATGAAGTGGTTCTGCGTGCCCTGCAGGCAAAGCCGGAACTGCGCTTCCAGCAGGCCAGCATCATGAAGACCCAGGTGGAGGGATTACATCCGTCCATGGCGCCGCAAGCTGCGGCCTCAAATCCGTGGAACCTGGACCACCGCTCGAAGGCCACGCTTTTCGGACTGCCGCTGCTGCACGTCACCTCCGGGCCGGATCCGGAAACAGGGCAGGAAAGGATTGCCAAAGGGATCATCGCCATCGGAGGCAGGGCGCGGGGCGTGCTGGCCATCGGTGGAACGGCTTTTGGTTTCATCGCGATGGGTGGGTTTGCGACGGGTGTCATTTCATTCGGTGGTTTCGCCACGGGCCTTTTCGCGTTCGGTGGCTTGTCCGCCGGACTTGTCGGTGCGCTCGGTGGCATGGCCGTGGCACCGGTCGCGGTCGGGGGGGCGGCGCTGGGTTACTACAGCTTCGCCGGCAGCGCATTCGGAGTACATGCGCTGGGATCCAACGCGAATGATCCGGAGGCGAGGGCATTCTTCCGTCCATGGGGACCTGCCATGCTCAACCATGTCGGTTGGATTCTCACGGCGCTCATGGCCTTCGTTTTCCTGGTGGGGTTTGGCGTTCCGATGTGGGTGCAGCGGAATCTCACCCGGGGCGGGGAGATGAGGCGTCAGGATCGCAGACGGGGCATTCTCACCATCGTGCTGGTTGCCGTGCCGACTTTCATCTTCGCGTTCGTCTACACCCAGTTCGTGTCCCGACCGGAGAAGCGCGAACCCTCCACACCGCGGGTGCTGCTTGTTCAGCCGACGCCTGCAACGCCAGTCCCGATCCCGGTTTCAGAATCGGAGACCATTGTGCCTCCAACGGCGGATGCCCCATTGCCGGAGAGCGTATCACTGGAGGTCCGGGAGGACGGAACGATTCGCATGAATGGCGAAACCCTCGAGTTGGCCGAGTTGACCTCGAAACTCGCCGGGTGGGTGGCACGGAAGAGCGATCTCCGCGTGACCATCCATGCGGACCAATCCGTCAAGTATGAGAGGATGATGGAGATTGTGGACGGTTGTGGGAAAGCGGGTGCATACAATCTCGCTTTCGGTGAAAAATCGGCCGCCACTCCGGAACACCGCTATTTAGATCTGATGTTGGAAGGCGCGGAACTGGAGGCGATGTATCAACCGGGGCATGCAAAGAGGGCCGCGTATGGGACGAAAGTGGAGGAGTTCCTCCGCCAGAATCCCGGCATTCCGGGGGGATCGACACGCGAGCTGGCGAAACAGATGCGCCCCGGCCAGATGCAGGAACTCAGCACGTTGATGAAGGATCTCTCGCCGCAGAATCCGGATATTTTTGCCGCCCATCGCAGGCTGCGCGTGCTCGAAGAAATGGAGGAACTCTCCGGCGATGAACTCCAAATAGAGATCTCGCGTGTGATCAAGGCAGGGAATCTGCCAAAAGAAAATCGGCTGGAGATTCGCAAGGTGACACCGGGAGATCCGTCAGCGGTGAAGATGAAAGTCACGGTGAACTCCAGCGAGGGGGATCATGTCGTGGAAGTCGGTGTATCTCCGGAGATCATTGTCAGCGGTTTGAACGTCCGTCAGGCCGAGCCGGCGAAGTTCGAAGGGATGGGTGATGGACTGGAGATCACTCTGGACAAGGTGGGGGGTAGGAGATTGGCGGAAGCCACCCGCAATACTGACGGCGGATTGCGGCTGGCGATTCTGATTGATGGTGAGATCCACTATACTCCGCTGGTCGTCCAGGGGCCGCTCGGTAACAAGCTCCAGATCACGAATCTGAGCGAGAACAAGGCGATCGACCTGATGATGAGCTTCCCATACCTTAGACTACGTCCGCAGGCGGCGGAGGCCTGGCTGTGGCTGACGAAGATCGACGCCCGCATGTATGATGAGAGTTACGCCGACCTCTTCCAGGTCGCCCGGGATTCCGCAACGGTGGAACAGTGGCAGCTCACCATGAAAACCTTCCGTGAGCCGCTGGGGGCTTTGATCACCCGTCTGCCGAAGAAGATGGACGAACGGACGGTCCTCCCCGGCATGCCGGATGGCGAATACCGGATCTGGCAGTTCGAAACCGATTTCGAGAACAAGAAGAAGGCCGTCGAGACCGTGACCATGGCCAAGGAGAACGGCGTCTGGAAACCCATGGGCTACTTCATCCGATGA
- a CDS encoding FAD-dependent oxidoreductase codes for MQVKRMGKSVVLLNFNNHLGGLSSSGLGQTDIGSFGNDYIQGLSREFYTRVGAKYGASGARFTFEPKRAEQVFDEMAADAGVPVHHFSRIESVVMNGQRIVSVTMDNGNVFRATMFIDASYEGDLLKKAGVSYTVGREANATYGETINGIQRNTSGHQFDRAVSAYVVPNDPSSGLLPGVNPNPSGANGTADGLIQAYCFRMCLTNVPANRVMITKPEGYNEAEYEILFRWIESNPATFTRTRFFKWDGMPNGKTDSNNDGAVSCDYIGGNNNYVEADYATREQVVREHERWQRGLVWTIQNHPRVPENIRTANAAWGLPLDEFPDNNHWPYQLYIREARRMISDYVMTEKHCTAVEVAPDSIGLAAYTMDSHNTQRYVNASGHVRNEGDVQINVKGPYPISYRAIVPKVGECENLLVPWCLSASHVSFGSFRMEPVFMMTGQSAATAACFAIDDGVSVQQVSYPKLRAQLLADKMKLTVASTEPVGGIIVDNADATGVTTTGEWLASSASTGAHNGSYLHDNNTGKGTKSVRYTPTLPEPGKYEIFLRWAENGNRATNVPVDINLPAGTTTVSVNQKTNGGAWNSLGEHTFNQGFSETAGSVTIRTSGTLIDVNNGYVIADAVRFVHRDGTVPEPDVRVSLWGANTTTAEPYGPGAPVGQIVLSRTQSTTQPLTVQLAVSGDATPGSDYTALPATATFPAGAATVSLPISPLADTLAEGTESVGVALAPGAGYLADTTVQSASVAIHDRPFDDWRHSKFNAAHLNDPSISGDLADPDGDGLNNLLEFVSGSEPQAGDPTPPGTRGSIVIGAAGYQTLTFRRRISPDISCVAEVSPDLVDWRSDPGAVELTTMEDDGRMRTIQARDLTPETAAGKRFIRLRVVRAQN; via the coding sequence GTGCAGGTGAAACGGATGGGGAAGTCCGTGGTGCTGCTGAACTTCAACAACCACCTGGGCGGCCTGAGCTCCTCCGGACTCGGACAGACTGACATCGGCAGTTTTGGAAATGACTACATCCAGGGACTGTCACGGGAGTTCTACACCCGTGTCGGCGCGAAATACGGAGCCTCCGGCGCCAGGTTCACCTTTGAGCCGAAGCGGGCTGAGCAGGTCTTCGATGAAATGGCGGCGGATGCCGGGGTGCCGGTCCACCATTTCTCCCGGATCGAAAGCGTGGTGATGAATGGCCAAAGGATCGTCTCCGTCACCATGGACAACGGGAATGTCTTCCGGGCGACGATGTTCATCGACGCGTCCTACGAGGGTGACCTGCTGAAGAAAGCCGGTGTGAGCTACACGGTGGGACGGGAAGCGAACGCCACCTATGGTGAAACGATCAATGGAATCCAGCGCAACACTTCCGGCCATCAGTTCGACCGCGCGGTGAGCGCCTACGTCGTCCCGAACGATCCCTCCAGCGGCCTGCTGCCAGGCGTGAACCCGAATCCCAGCGGGGCGAATGGCACCGCGGATGGCCTGATCCAGGCCTACTGCTTCCGCATGTGCCTGACGAACGTCCCGGCGAACCGGGTGATGATCACGAAACCGGAAGGCTACAATGAAGCGGAGTATGAGATCCTTTTCCGCTGGATCGAGTCGAACCCGGCCACGTTCACCCGCACGCGGTTCTTCAAGTGGGACGGCATGCCGAATGGAAAAACGGACTCGAACAATGACGGTGCCGTATCCTGCGACTACATCGGCGGGAACAACAACTACGTCGAGGCGGACTATGCCACCCGGGAGCAAGTGGTGAGGGAGCATGAACGATGGCAGCGGGGGCTGGTCTGGACGATCCAGAACCACCCGCGCGTGCCGGAGAACATCCGCACCGCCAACGCCGCCTGGGGCCTGCCGCTCGACGAGTTCCCCGACAACAACCATTGGCCCTATCAGCTCTACATCCGCGAGGCCCGGCGCATGATTTCCGACTATGTGATGACGGAGAAACACTGCACCGCGGTGGAGGTCGCGCCGGACTCCATCGGCCTGGCGGCCTACACGATGGACTCCCACAACACGCAGCGCTACGTGAATGCCAGCGGCCATGTCCGCAACGAAGGGGACGTCCAGATCAATGTCAAAGGTCCCTATCCCATCTCCTACCGGGCGATCGTGCCGAAGGTGGGCGAGTGCGAAAATCTGCTGGTCCCCTGGTGCCTGTCCGCCAGCCACGTTTCGTTCGGCTCCTTCCGGATGGAGCCGGTTTTCATGATGACCGGCCAGTCGGCCGCGACCGCCGCATGCTTCGCCATCGATGACGGCGTCTCCGTCCAGCAGGTATCCTACCCGAAGCTGCGGGCGCAATTGCTGGCGGACAAGATGAAGCTCACCGTGGCCAGCACGGAACCGGTGGGCGGCATCATCGTGGACAATGCGGATGCCACCGGGGTGACGACCACCGGCGAGTGGCTGGCCAGCAGTGCCAGCACCGGCGCGCACAACGGCAGCTACCTCCACGACAACAACACGGGCAAGGGCACGAAGTCCGTCCGCTACACACCCACCCTGCCGGAGCCAGGAAAGTATGAGATATTCCTCCGCTGGGCGGAAAATGGAAACCGGGCAACGAATGTGCCGGTGGACATCAATCTGCCCGCCGGCACCACCACCGTGTCCGTCAACCAGAAGACCAACGGCGGTGCCTGGAACTCCCTCGGCGAGCATACCTTCAACCAAGGATTCTCCGAAACGGCGGGCAGCGTGACCATCCGCACGAGCGGGACGTTGATCGATGTGAACAACGGCTATGTCATCGCGGATGCGGTGCGCTTCGTCCACCGGGACGGCACCGTCCCGGAGCCCGATGTCCGGGTGTCACTGTGGGGGGCGAACACCACTACGGCGGAGCCCTACGGCCCCGGCGCACCCGTCGGGCAGATCGTTCTCAGCCGGACGCAGTCAACCACCCAGCCGCTGACCGTCCAGCTCGCCGTCTCCGGAGATGCCACCCCTGGTTCCGACTATACGGCCCTACCAGCCACGGCGACTTTCCCCGCCGGAGCGGCGACGGTTTCGCTCCCCATCTCCCCGCTGGCCGACACCTTGGCGGAGGGCACGGAGTCCGTCGGCGTGGCGCTTGCTCCGGGTGCAGGCTACCTCGCGGATACCACCGTCCAATCCGCCAGTGTGGCCATTCATGACAGGCCGTTTGATGATTGGCGGCATTCGAAATTCAACGCCGCCCATCTCAATGATCCCTCCATTTCCGGAGATCTGGCCGACCCGGACGGCGATGGATTGAACAATCTGCTGGAGTTCGTTTCCGGGAGTGAGCCGCAGGCTGGAGACCCGACTCCACCGGGCACCCGCGGCAGCATCGTCATCGGAGCCGCGGGCTACCAGACACTCACCTTCCGCAGGCGGATATCTCCGGACATCTCCTGTGTCGCGGAGGTATCGCCGGATTTGGTGGACTGGCGATCCGACCCCGGTGCGGTGGAACTGACGACCATGGAGGACGATGGACGAATGAGGACGATCCAGGCAAGGGACCTGACTCCGGAGACGGCGGCAGGGAAACGCTTCATCCGGCTGCGCGTGGTGCGGGCGCAGAACTGA